Proteins co-encoded in one Cytobacillus sp. NJ13 genomic window:
- a CDS encoding bifunctional 3-deoxy-7-phosphoheptulonate synthase/chorismate mutase, which translates to MSNKELDKLRDRVDELNLQLLALINERAELVQEIGRVKETQGVYRYDPVRERKMLDLIKEHNDGPFENSTIEHMFKEIFKAGLELQKDDHRKALLVSRKKKPENTIVDLKGEKVGDGNPHLVFGPCAVESYEQVATVAEAVKAKGLKLLRGGAYKPRTSPYDFQGLGLEGLKILKRVADEYDLAVISEIVSPNDIETAVNYIDVIQIGARNMQNFELLKAAGAVNKPVLLKRGIAATIEEFINAAEYIMSQGNGQIILCERGIRTYERATRNTLDISAVPILKQETHLPVLVDVTHSTGRRDLLLPAAKAALAIGADGVMAEVHPDPAVALSDSAQQMDLNQFDQFMAELQSSALLRV; encoded by the coding sequence ATGAGCAATAAAGAGCTAGATAAACTTCGCGATCGAGTGGATGAGCTGAATCTCCAGCTTTTAGCTTTGATCAATGAAAGAGCAGAACTTGTTCAGGAAATCGGAAGAGTAAAGGAAACACAAGGGGTTTATCGTTATGATCCTGTCCGAGAACGCAAGATGCTGGACTTGATAAAAGAGCATAATGACGGTCCTTTTGAAAATTCAACAATTGAGCATATGTTCAAGGAAATTTTTAAAGCAGGTCTTGAACTTCAAAAAGATGATCATAGAAAAGCGCTTCTTGTTTCACGCAAAAAGAAGCCTGAAAATACAATTGTAGACTTAAAGGGTGAAAAAGTAGGGGACGGCAATCCTCATCTTGTTTTTGGCCCTTGTGCAGTGGAATCTTATGAGCAGGTTGCAACTGTTGCTGAAGCTGTAAAAGCAAAAGGTCTTAAGCTCCTTCGCGGAGGCGCATATAAACCAAGAACATCGCCATATGATTTCCAGGGGCTTGGCCTTGAAGGTCTAAAAATCTTAAAAAGAGTGGCAGATGAATACGATTTGGCAGTTATTTCTGAAATCGTAAGCCCTAATGATATTGAAACGGCTGTAAATTATATTGATGTCATTCAAATAGGGGCAAGAAACATGCAAAACTTCGAGCTATTAAAAGCAGCGGGGGCTGTAAACAAACCAGTTCTTTTAAAGCGCGGGATTGCAGCTACAATTGAAGAATTCATCAATGCTGCGGAATATATCATGTCTCAGGGGAATGGACAGATCATCCTATGTGAGCGCGGAATCCGCACATACGAACGTGCAACACGCAATACACTGGACATTTCGGCTGTGCCAATTCTTAAGCAGGAAACACATTTGCCAGTACTGGTTGACGTTACGCATTCAACTGGCCGCAGAGATTTGCTTCTTCCAGCAGCAAAAGCAGCGCTGGCAATCGGCGCAGATGGCGTAATGGCAGAAGTTCATCCTGACCCGGCAGTTGCCCTTTCAGATTCAGCGCAGCAAATGGATTTGAATCAATTTGATCAGTTTATGGCTGAACTTCAATCTTCAGCATTGCTGAGAGTATAG
- the ccpA gene encoding catabolite control protein A, with amino-acid sequence MNVTIYDVAREANVSMATVSRVVNGNPNVKPATRKKVMEVIDRLGYRPNAVARGLASKKTTTVGVIIPDISSTFFAELARGIEDIATMYKYNIILSNSDQNIEKELHLLNTMLGKQVDGIVFMGGNITSEHVEEFEKSPVPIVLAGSIEETGKIPSVNINYEQAAFDVTKSFIEKGHKDAAIVVGPLREPINQEKKLAGYKRALEEAEVPFRDELVVEGDYTYDSGIEAFEKLLEADPRPTAIFAGSDEMALGIVHGAEDKGYNIPKDFEVISSDNTRLALMVRPQLTSVVQPLYDIGAVAMRLLTKLMNKESVDEQIVVLPHRIEERSSTK; translated from the coding sequence ATGAATGTAACAATATACGATGTGGCAAGAGAAGCGAATGTATCAATGGCAACGGTTTCTCGTGTTGTAAATGGCAACCCGAATGTTAAACCTGCAACAAGAAAAAAAGTAATGGAAGTAATTGACCGGCTTGGGTACCGCCCCAACGCGGTTGCAAGAGGATTGGCAAGCAAGAAAACTACTACAGTAGGTGTGATTATTCCCGATATCTCCAGCACCTTTTTTGCAGAATTGGCAAGGGGCATTGAGGATATTGCGACAATGTATAAATATAATATCATTCTCAGCAACTCCGACCAAAATATTGAAAAAGAGCTGCACTTGCTCAATACTATGCTCGGGAAACAGGTAGATGGAATAGTCTTCATGGGCGGCAATATTACGTCCGAGCATGTTGAAGAGTTTGAAAAGTCACCAGTTCCGATCGTACTGGCTGGCTCTATTGAAGAAACAGGCAAAATCCCATCTGTAAATATTAATTATGAACAGGCAGCATTTGATGTGACCAAGTCATTTATTGAAAAAGGCCATAAAGATGCTGCTATCGTGGTGGGCCCTCTCCGAGAGCCGATTAATCAGGAAAAAAAGCTTGCAGGCTATAAGCGGGCATTGGAAGAAGCTGAGGTGCCCTTCCGCGATGAATTGGTGGTTGAAGGAGATTATACGTACGATTCAGGTATAGAAGCCTTTGAAAAGCTGCTTGAGGCAGATCCGCGTCCAACCGCTATTTTTGCAGGATCTGATGAAATGGCATTGGGAATTGTCCACGGGGCGGAGGATAAAGGGTATAATATCCCGAAAGACTTTGAGGTCATCAGCTCTGACAATACCAGATTGGCATTAATGGTCCGTCCTCAGCTGACATCAGTCGTACAGCCTTTGTATGATATTGGTGCAGTTGCCATGAGATTGCTTACGAAACTTATGAATAAGGAATCAGTCGATGAGCAAATTGTTGTACTCCCTCACCGAATTGAAGAACGAAGCTCAACAAAATAA
- the motP gene encoding flagellar motor protein MotP → MRKFDILTPAGLMVGLAMLIFGIMWNGGADGFLSFVDPSSILIVLGGLIAGLLVSFPLKDIRHMATVFKQVFSSEEQSVGELIGIFVKLSERARREGLLSLEAEIEKVEDPFIRKGVYLAVDGIEPDVITDIMNAEIMAMEERHRKGRSILERAGEYAPAWGMIGTLIGLVLMLKNLNDPSTLGPNMALALLTTLYGSLLANLIFLPMAAKLALKTEKEVFLKQIIIEGVIGVQSGQNPRILEEKLSAFLSSEERRDLEKAVNEGEALDYEA, encoded by the coding sequence ATGAGAAAGTTTGATATTTTAACACCGGCAGGGTTAATGGTGGGGCTTGCTATGCTGATTTTTGGAATCATGTGGAATGGAGGAGCTGATGGTTTTTTATCCTTTGTTGACCCTTCTTCAATTCTTATTGTTTTGGGCGGTTTAATAGCCGGGCTGCTTGTAAGTTTTCCTTTAAAAGATATCAGGCATATGGCCACCGTTTTTAAGCAGGTTTTTTCCAGTGAAGAGCAAAGCGTTGGCGAGCTGATTGGAATTTTTGTCAAACTCTCTGAGCGTGCCCGGCGTGAAGGGCTGTTATCGCTTGAGGCTGAAATCGAGAAGGTGGAAGATCCTTTCATACGCAAAGGCGTTTACCTGGCTGTGGATGGTATAGAGCCAGATGTCATTACTGACATTATGAATGCCGAAATTATGGCGATGGAAGAGAGGCACAGAAAAGGGAGAAGCATTCTCGAAAGAGCCGGGGAGTACGCTCCGGCATGGGGAATGATAGGGACCCTGATCGGACTGGTTCTGATGCTGAAGAATTTGAATGATCCTTCCACACTTGGGCCCAATATGGCTCTTGCCTTACTGACTACTTTATATGGCTCCCTGCTGGCCAATCTGATTTTTCTGCCGATGGCGGCAAAGCTGGCTTTAAAGACAGAGAAGGAAGTTTTTTTGAAGCAGATTATTATTGAAGGGGTTATCGGTGTTCAATCCGGGCAGAATCCGAGAATATTGGAAGAAAAGCTGAGCGCCTTTTTATCCTCAGAAGAACGGAGAGATTTGGAGAAAGCTGTAAATGAGGGGGAGGCACTGGATTATGAAGCCTAG
- the motS gene encoding flagellar motor protein MotS, with product MKPRRRSPEPPKGAPRWMVTFSDLVTLILVFFILLFSMSQIDLMKFQALSDSFRDRQVLDFQPSIIPAENPGQNEEIKENEGSGQSDSLDELLMEIQSYLDKNGLEKVIVANRTERGVVLVLQEQVLFESGDASLIDSSYSFLDKVGTLLANMPNLVKVEGHTDDRPITTYRYPSNWELSAARASTVIRYLTEKHNLDSHRFMAVGYGETRPIVPNSGPENWEKNRRVEIIISDPKFNEDNNIHN from the coding sequence ATGAAGCCTAGGAGAAGATCTCCGGAGCCTCCAAAAGGCGCCCCAAGATGGATGGTGACTTTCTCCGATCTCGTCACACTGATATTGGTATTTTTTATTCTGTTGTTTTCGATGTCACAGATTGATTTAATGAAGTTTCAGGCATTATCCGATTCTTTCCGGGACAGGCAGGTGCTGGATTTCCAGCCGTCTATCATTCCTGCAGAGAACCCGGGACAAAATGAAGAAATAAAAGAAAATGAAGGCAGCGGGCAATCCGATTCGCTTGATGAGCTTCTGATGGAGATTCAGTCGTATCTGGATAAGAATGGATTAGAAAAAGTCATTGTGGCAAACAGGACGGAACGGGGGGTTGTTCTCGTTCTGCAGGAACAGGTTTTATTTGAATCCGGAGATGCAAGTCTGATAGACAGTTCCTATTCTTTTCTGGATAAAGTAGGAACCCTTTTAGCAAACATGCCAAACCTTGTGAAGGTGGAAGGACATACTGATGACCGGCCCATAACTACTTACAGATATCCGTCCAATTGGGAGTTATCTGCTGCCAGGGCAAGTACTGTAATCAGATATCTAACAGAAAAGCATAATCTTGACAGTCATAGGTTTATGGCCGTCGGCTACGGGGAAACCCGTCCTATCGTTCCTAATTCCGGACCGGAGAATTGGGAGAAAAACAGGCGTGTTGAAATCATTATTTCTGATCCGAAATTTAATGAAGATAACAATATTCATAATTGA
- a CDS encoding acetoin utilization protein AcuC has translation MTHDSVFVFSEDLLNYKFSKNHPFNQIRLKLTLDLLKNINAIDDCHIIPPRQASDEELHLIHDPNYVNAVKLAGRGQLPEDIGENYGLGTEDTPIFPNMHEASSLLVGGTLAAVDAVMSGRAKHALHLGGGLHHGFRGKASGFCIYNDSSVAIKYIQEKYKARILYVDTDAHHGDGVQWSFYDDPDVCTLSIHETGRYLFPGTGNVNERGQGKGYGFSFNIPVDAFTEDDSWLHAYRTAFREVAEFFKPDVILTQNGADAHYLDPLTHLSSTIKVYREIPKLAHEIAHEYCDGKWIAVGGGGYDIWRVVPRAWAMIWLEMTENSNCYGNMPEEWINKWKEHAPVPLPPEWDDPADLYKPIPRKSEITEKNARTVDKVLYPIRNRSMTESL, from the coding sequence ATGACACATGATTCAGTATTTGTTTTTTCGGAAGACCTGCTGAACTATAAATTCAGCAAAAATCATCCTTTTAATCAGATAAGGCTGAAACTGACACTCGATTTGCTCAAAAATATTAATGCCATTGATGACTGTCATATTATTCCCCCGCGCCAGGCTTCCGATGAAGAGCTTCACTTGATTCATGATCCTAATTATGTGAATGCTGTCAAGCTTGCCGGCCGGGGACAGCTTCCTGAGGATATCGGCGAAAACTATGGTCTCGGAACAGAAGACACACCTATTTTTCCAAACATGCACGAAGCAAGCTCCCTTTTAGTAGGAGGCACTCTGGCAGCCGTTGATGCAGTCATGAGCGGACGTGCTAAGCACGCACTTCACCTTGGCGGCGGCCTTCACCACGGTTTTCGGGGAAAAGCTTCTGGATTTTGCATCTACAACGATAGCTCCGTAGCCATAAAATATATACAGGAAAAGTATAAAGCCCGTATTCTGTATGTGGATACAGATGCCCATCATGGTGATGGTGTCCAATGGTCATTTTATGATGACCCGGATGTATGCACCTTGTCTATTCACGAAACAGGCAGATACCTTTTCCCCGGAACCGGAAATGTAAATGAACGAGGACAAGGGAAAGGATATGGATTCTCTTTTAATATTCCCGTGGATGCATTTACTGAAGACGATTCTTGGCTTCACGCATACCGTACAGCTTTTCGGGAGGTTGCAGAATTTTTCAAACCGGATGTGATTCTGACGCAAAATGGTGCTGATGCACATTATCTTGATCCTCTTACCCATTTGTCATCTACTATAAAGGTTTATAGGGAAATTCCGAAACTGGCCCATGAAATTGCCCATGAATATTGTGATGGGAAATGGATAGCCGTCGGCGGCGGCGGTTATGATATTTGGAGGGTTGTTCCCCGGGCATGGGCCATGATATGGCTTGAAATGACTGAAAACTCGAATTGTTACGGCAATATGCCGGAGGAATGGATAAACAAGTGGAAAGAACACGCCCCTGTCCCTCTTCCCCCGGAATGGGACGATCCGGCTGATTTATATAAGCCTATCCCCCGTAAGAGTGAAATAACTGAAAAAAATGCCCGGACAGTGGACAAAGTCCTTTATCCCATCCGGAACAGATCTATGACAGAATCTTTATAA
- a CDS encoding acetoin utilization AcuB family protein, translating into MIVEEIMKTDVTSLSKEDTIADAIRIMSEKRIRHLPITDEAGKLQGLVTDRDIRDATPSIFHTELFKEDLQRPLKMIMKTDIITGHPLDFAEEIAAVFYEQRIGCLPILNDNKLVGIVTETDLLHTLVQLTGAHQPGSQIEVKVPNRAGMLFEIAEVICKRKANIQSVLVYPDKTDDKYKILVIRVQTMNPTLVVEDLKKAGHHVLWPSLPGISL; encoded by the coding sequence GTGATTGTTGAAGAAATTATGAAAACGGATGTCACGTCCTTGTCAAAAGAAGACACCATTGCCGATGCCATAAGAATTATGAGCGAAAAAAGAATACGGCATTTGCCTATAACAGATGAAGCGGGCAAATTGCAGGGACTTGTAACAGATAGGGACATTCGTGATGCCACACCATCTATTTTTCATACAGAACTATTTAAGGAAGATCTGCAGCGGCCATTAAAAATGATTATGAAGACAGATATCATCACAGGACACCCTCTTGATTTTGCTGAAGAAATTGCTGCGGTTTTTTATGAACAGCGGATTGGCTGCCTGCCAATATTAAACGATAATAAGCTGGTTGGAATTGTCACAGAAACCGATTTGCTTCATACGCTAGTTCAATTGACGGGAGCTCATCAGCCAGGTTCGCAGATTGAAGTGAAGGTGCCAAACAGGGCGGGCATGCTGTTTGAAATCGCTGAAGTCATCTGCAAAAGAAAAGCAAATATTCAGAGTGTCCTTGTTTATCCTGACAAAACGGATGATAAATACAAAATACTGGTGATAAGGGTACAGACTATGAACCCTACGCTTGTTGTTGAAGATTTGAAAAAAGCAGGCCACCATGTTTTATGGCCCAGTCTGCCGGGGATTTCACTATGA
- a CDS encoding GNAT family N-acetyltransferase, which yields MEHKRTYNAKELKTSNGKLIIEGPISPEKLADYEFHKDLVAFRPPAQQHKALVEIAGLPEGRIIVARDRHTIVGYVTYLYPDPLERWSEGKMDNLIELGAIEVIPAFRGSGTGKNLLKVSMMDDAMEDYIVITTEYYWHWDLKGTGLNVWEYRKIMEKMMNAGGLEWYATDDPEISSHPANCLMARIGKRVDQDSVQQFDRLRFMNRFMY from the coding sequence ATGGAACATAAAAGAACGTATAATGCAAAAGAATTAAAAACATCCAATGGAAAATTAATCATTGAGGGGCCAATTTCACCTGAAAAATTGGCAGATTATGAGTTTCATAAAGATCTTGTTGCTTTCAGGCCTCCGGCTCAGCAGCATAAAGCCCTGGTTGAAATTGCGGGATTGCCGGAGGGAAGAATTATAGTGGCCCGTGACAGACATACCATTGTCGGCTATGTTACTTACTTGTATCCAGACCCTCTTGAGCGCTGGTCTGAAGGGAAAATGGATAATTTAATAGAATTGGGTGCAATAGAAGTGATCCCTGCTTTCCGAGGTTCAGGGACAGGCAAGAACCTGCTGAAAGTATCCATGATGGATGACGCAATGGAAGACTATATCGTTATAACGACTGAATATTATTGGCATTGGGATTTAAAAGGAACTGGCCTGAATGTATGGGAATATCGAAAAATCATGGAAAAGATGATGAATGCAGGCGGTCTTGAATGGTATGCCACAGATGACCCTGAAATCAGTTCTCATCCTGCAAATTGCCTAATGGCCCGCATCGGAAAAAGAGTGGACCAGGATTCAGTGCAGCAATTTGACCGATTGCGCTTTATGAATCGCTTTATGTATTAA
- the acsA gene encoding acetate--CoA ligase: protein MKVEALPVTQGDFNLKSYDELYENFNWADAEKEFSWKETGRMNMAYEAIDRHAESFRKNKVALYYRDGQRNEKYTFKEMKELSNKAGNALKAYGDVEKGDRVFIFMPRSPELYFAVLGAIKLGAIVGPLFEAFMEGAVRDRLDDSEAKVLITTPELLERVPVDQLPALKHVFLVGENIEETGPYVDFNKRMAESSRKLPIEWVDGKDGLILHYTSGSTGKPKGVLHVHNAMIQHYQTAKWVLDLKEEDVYWCTADPGWVTGTSYGIFGPWLTGTSNLIVGGRFNPETWYKMIEEYGVTVWYSAPTAFRMLMGAGDEVVKKFDLSSLRHVLSVGEPLNPEVVRWGIKVFNMRIHDTWWMTETGAQLICNYPCLEIKPGSMGKPIPGVKAAIVDDQGNELPPNRMGNLAIKKGWPSMMNAIWNNEQKYESYFMPGNWYVSGDSAYMDEDGYFWFQGRVDDVIMTSGERVGPFEVESKLIEHPAVAEAGVIGKPDPVRGEIIKAFVALRDGHEPTEELVEEIRQFVKKGLAAHAAPREIEFRDKLPKTRSGKIMRRVLKAWELDLPTGDLSTMED from the coding sequence ATGAAAGTGGAAGCGCTGCCAGTAACACAAGGGGACTTCAATTTAAAAAGCTATGATGAGCTTTATGAAAATTTTAACTGGGCTGATGCGGAAAAAGAATTTTCCTGGAAAGAAACCGGCCGCATGAATATGGCCTATGAGGCCATTGACCGTCATGCGGAATCTTTCAGAAAAAATAAGGTTGCCCTTTATTATCGCGATGGACAGAGAAATGAGAAATATACATTTAAAGAAATGAAGGAACTATCCAATAAAGCGGGAAATGCATTAAAAGCATATGGGGATGTAGAGAAAGGAGACCGGGTTTTTATCTTTATGCCGCGCTCTCCTGAACTCTATTTTGCCGTATTGGGGGCTATTAAGCTGGGAGCCATTGTAGGCCCTCTGTTTGAAGCTTTCATGGAAGGAGCAGTCCGTGACAGACTTGATGACAGTGAAGCAAAAGTCCTGATTACAACACCTGAGCTTTTGGAGCGTGTGCCTGTCGATCAGCTGCCTGCCTTGAAGCATGTTTTTCTTGTTGGGGAAAATATCGAGGAAACAGGACCATATGTTGATTTTAATAAAAGAATGGCTGAATCGAGCAGGAAGCTGCCGATTGAATGGGTTGATGGAAAAGATGGCCTTATTTTGCACTATACTTCCGGTTCCACAGGCAAGCCAAAAGGAGTGCTGCATGTACATAATGCAATGATTCAGCATTATCAGACCGCTAAATGGGTGCTGGACTTAAAAGAAGAAGATGTATATTGGTGCACTGCTGACCCGGGATGGGTAACCGGTACTTCATATGGCATTTTCGGCCCTTGGCTGACAGGGACTTCAAACCTTATTGTTGGAGGCAGGTTCAACCCGGAGACTTGGTATAAAATGATTGAGGAGTATGGAGTCACAGTGTGGTACAGTGCTCCAACCGCTTTCCGCATGCTGATGGGGGCGGGCGATGAAGTTGTGAAAAAGTTTGATTTAAGCTCCCTTCGTCATGTCCTCAGTGTCGGGGAACCGCTAAATCCTGAAGTAGTCAGATGGGGCATAAAAGTATTCAATATGCGCATCCATGATACATGGTGGATGACAGAAACAGGTGCACAGCTCATCTGCAACTATCCTTGCCTTGAAATTAAGCCGGGATCAATGGGTAAGCCGATTCCGGGTGTTAAAGCAGCCATTGTCGATGATCAGGGAAATGAGCTGCCGCCAAACCGCATGGGGAACCTTGCGATTAAAAAAGGATGGCCTTCCATGATGAATGCCATCTGGAATAACGAGCAAAAATATGAATCTTATTTTATGCCAGGTAACTGGTATGTTTCGGGAGACTCTGCTTATATGGATGAAGATGGATATTTCTGGTTCCAGGGCCGTGTAGATGACGTTATCATGACATCTGGCGAACGTGTAGGGCCGTTTGAAGTAGAGAGCAAGCTGATCGAACATCCAGCTGTTGCAGAAGCTGGAGTTATCGGCAAGCCGGATCCTGTCCGCGGTGAAATTATTAAAGCATTTGTTGCTTTACGAGACGGACATGAACCTACTGAGGAATTAGTGGAAGAAATCCGCCAATTCGTTAAGAAAGGCCTTGCTGCCCACGCTGCCCCGCGTGAAATCGAATTCCGAGACAAACTTCCAAAAACCCGCAGCGGTAAAATCATGCGCCGTGTGCTTAAGGCATGGGAGCTGGACCTGCCAACTGGCGATTTGTCTACAATGGAAGATTAA
- a CDS encoding transglycosylase domain-containing protein codes for MMKEKLQILFDKLRQTPGLFGNKKAAKGASITYQVIWNLTLLFIILAVIGGAFAGGIGAGYFASLVKDEPIRSYASMKKDIYDYEETSQIYFANNVYLGKLRTDLEREEVKLDDVSEHLINAVVATEDEYFYEHDGVVPKAIMRALFQEVTNSSVQSGGSTLTQQLIKNQILTNEVSFERKAKEILLALRLEKFFDKKEILEAYLNVSTFGRNASGRNVAGVEAAAKGIFGVSAKELTLPQAAFIAGLPQSPFGYTPFTREGTVKENLEPGFSRMKTVLKRMYDDGKIDQKQYEEALAYDLTKDFTTPSESPLEKYPYLTYEIEERAVNIMTKILAKNDGYEEQDLKEDDELREEYRTLADRTIRQNGFQIHTTINKDIYDKMQQVKNNYPYYGPDKPETIKDPVTGEDKQIMEPVEVGAILIENKTGKIISFVGGRDHKREQLNHATSALRQNGSTMKPLLVYAPAMELGKAAPGTILPDVPLYLSPGLNRPWPKNYTNTYSGLVSARQALKHSYNVPAVKLYKDIVGQRPAAYLEKMGFTSLIGPDYTNLSTSIGSLEYGVTVEENTNAFTTFANGGKFIDAYMIEKITDKDGNIIFQNKSEPVDVFSPQTAYLTIDMMRDVINSGTATSIKSRLKFSSDWAGKTGTGTEFIDAWFVASNPNITFGIWSGYDTPKSLKAPGPLSYSLRNNYLWADLMNAAYDVAPDLVDPSESFKMPGGIVRRSFCAISGLLPSEACSKAGLVETDLFNAKFVPTKVDDSLGNGKLVRIGDKKYMALDSTPGEFTEPGMVVNPDYIQKLFGIKANLSTLIPNKERWKSILTSADQLKDNGKAPAAPSIKASGQTITWGAHPEKDVIGYRVYSGGKKVATIKAGSSLNYKAGSGSIHVTAVDIAGKESASSNVVEIGQKTEKEKPKEEKPKEEKPKEEKPKDPPAEEKPDAEKPSEPGDGEETN; via the coding sequence ATGATGAAAGAAAAGCTTCAGATATTATTTGATAAATTGAGGCAAACTCCGGGCCTTTTCGGGAATAAGAAAGCAGCTAAAGGAGCGAGTATAACGTACCAGGTTATCTGGAATCTTACTTTGCTTTTTATCATACTGGCTGTCATTGGCGGTGCGTTCGCGGGAGGAATTGGAGCTGGTTATTTCGCGTCGCTGGTAAAGGATGAACCCATCCGATCCTATGCCAGCATGAAAAAAGATATTTATGACTATGAAGAGACATCGCAAATATACTTTGCAAATAACGTATATTTAGGAAAGCTGAGAACAGACCTCGAACGTGAGGAAGTTAAGCTTGATGATGTTTCCGAACACTTAATTAACGCAGTTGTGGCTACTGAAGATGAATACTTTTACGAACATGACGGAGTGGTGCCCAAAGCGATTATGCGCGCACTGTTTCAGGAAGTAACAAATTCATCTGTTCAATCCGGCGGAAGTACACTTACACAGCAGCTGATAAAGAATCAAATCTTAACGAATGAAGTTTCTTTCGAGCGAAAAGCAAAAGAGATCCTGCTTGCTTTGCGACTGGAGAAATTCTTTGATAAAAAAGAGATATTGGAAGCATATCTGAATGTATCTACCTTTGGAAGAAATGCATCCGGACGTAATGTTGCCGGAGTTGAAGCAGCTGCCAAAGGCATTTTTGGGGTGAGTGCAAAAGAATTAACTTTGCCTCAGGCCGCATTCATAGCAGGACTGCCGCAAAGTCCATTCGGCTACACTCCTTTTACAAGGGAGGGAACGGTCAAAGAGAATCTGGAACCAGGTTTCTCCAGGATGAAAACTGTTCTGAAAAGAATGTATGACGACGGAAAGATTGACCAGAAGCAATACGAGGAAGCTTTGGCTTACGACCTGACTAAGGATTTCACTACGCCTTCAGAAAGCCCTTTGGAAAAGTATCCATATTTGACGTATGAAATTGAAGAACGTGCAGTAAACATCATGACTAAAATTCTCGCAAAAAATGATGGATACGAAGAGCAGGACTTAAAAGAGGATGACGAGCTCCGAGAGGAATACAGGACTCTGGCAGACCGGACGATCCGCCAGAATGGCTTCCAGATCCATACGACGATCAACAAAGATATTTATGATAAAATGCAGCAGGTGAAAAATAACTACCCTTATTATGGGCCAGACAAACCTGAGACGATTAAGGACCCGGTAACCGGTGAAGATAAGCAAATCATGGAGCCCGTAGAAGTTGGTGCTATTTTAATTGAAAATAAGACCGGGAAAATCATCAGCTTTGTCGGCGGACGCGATCACAAACGCGAGCAGCTGAATCATGCTACAAGCGCTCTAAGGCAAAATGGTTCAACCATGAAGCCGCTTTTAGTCTATGCTCCTGCAATGGAACTTGGAAAAGCAGCGCCCGGCACTATTCTGCCTGATGTGCCGCTATACCTAAGTCCAGGATTAAATAGACCTTGGCCAAAGAACTATACAAATACCTATAGCGGGCTCGTTTCAGCCAGACAAGCACTCAAGCATTCATACAATGTCCCAGCTGTAAAGCTCTATAAGGATATAGTCGGACAGCGGCCTGCCGCTTATCTGGAAAAAATGGGCTTTACCTCTCTGATCGGCCCTGACTATACAAACTTGTCTACATCCATTGGTTCTTTGGAATATGGGGTAACTGTTGAAGAAAATACGAACGCCTTTACTACATTTGCCAACGGCGGGAAGTTTATTGACGCCTATATGATCGAAAAAATCACAGATAAAGACGGGAACATTATATTCCAGAATAAATCCGAGCCTGTTGATGTTTTTAGTCCGCAGACAGCGTACCTTACAATCGATATGATGAGAGATGTTATTAACAGCGGAACTGCCACATCGATTAAGAGCAGATTGAAGTTCAGTTCCGACTGGGCAGGGAAAACCGGTACTGGTACTGAATTCATAGATGCATGGTTCGTGGCATCCAACCCAAATATCACTTTCGGTATCTGGTCTGGCTATGATACGCCTAAATCATTAAAAGCCCCTGGACCGCTAAGCTATAGTTTGCGCAATAACTATCTCTGGGCGGATTTGATGAATGCAGCATATGACGTCGCACCTGACCTTGTTGATCCGAGCGAAAGCTTTAAAATGCCGGGCGGAATCGTAAGACGTTCATTCTGCGCCATTTCAGGCCTTCTCCCTTCAGAGGCATGTTCTAAAGCTGGCCTAGTCGAGACTGATTTATTCAATGCCAAATTTGTTCCTACAAAAGTTGACGATAGCCTTGGCAATGGAAAACTTGTACGAATTGGCGATAAAAAATATATGGCACTTGATTCAACACCAGGAGAATTTACTGAACCTGGAATGGTAGTGAATCCGGATTATATTCAAAAACTATTCGGCATTAAAGCAAATCTAAGTACTCTTATTCCGAATAAAGAACGCTGGAAGAGTATTCTGACAAGTGCAGATCAGCTCAAAGACAATGGCAAAGCACCTGCGGCCCCAAGCATAAAAGCTTCAGGCCAAACCATTACTTGGGGAGCACATCCTGAAAAAGATGTCATTGGCTATCGAGTATACAGCGGAGGTAAAAAGGTTGCTACTATAAAAGCCGGCTCTTCCCTAAACTACAAGGCTGGAAGCGGCTCGATCCATGTAACAGCCGTTGACATTGCCGGCAAAGAGTCTGCTTCTTCCAATGTAGTGGAAATCGGCCAAAAGACGGAAAAAGAAAAACCGAAAGAAGAGAAGCCAAAAGAAGAGAAACCTAAAGAGGAGAAACCTAAAGATCCTCCAGCCGAGGAAAAGCCTGATGCTGAGAAGCCATCAGAACCCGGTGATGGTGAAGAAACTAATTAA